The region CTTAAGTACTGTAAGCTTGAGGGGAAAGTGAGACAACAAGCAGCCTCTATGACATGATCGTGCTATACAAATACTATCATGGGCTCTTGACATGGTAATATCGATGGAAGATGGAATTGGGCTGAAAAGAATGAGGGTTGCAACATAACCATTAGTGATACATCTTGGACATCTTGGACAGAACTAGTTCATGCCATTGTAAGATTAGTGTAACATGTCTCAAAATGCATTTCTGCTCTTGTTGCCAATAAGTCCATTCAGAACACCTACTCGAAACGGTGCCTGAGGAAGGCAGGCAGCATCATCATGGACCCCACACATCCCAGCCACGAACTGTTCTCCCACTCACCGTCGGACAGACGTAgcagagcatgaggtctgataccaagaGGCTCAGAGTCGGTCTCtgtctacaagccatcagactgctgaacacttgaactggactgaccacctgcactgattctccacaccttagcacacattcactcactcatgcccccccccccatacacacacacgcacacacacacacactgtatatacattcatgctacacacacatcacaactgctgctaccagactgcTATTATACTGCTCAATTTATACACTTGCCCCATCCCCCAATACACGTGTATATATTGGACTATaaatagtcctgtattatacctacactaaaatgtttattctattctactgagccatttactttatctTCATGttgttatattttattatttattattgttgttgcattgtcaagAAGGAAGTAAGCAAGCAAGCATTTCGTTGGATAATGTATACCATGCGTATCCCATACATACGACTAAAAAACTTGAAATGGACAAATTGAAACTAAACAAAGAATACACAATGCACTCGCGCATTAAGCTTCATCCCTCACTGTTAATAAGAATAGCTTGTCTGCTTATGGTGACATGTCAGGGATGACCTGGTGAATAATGCATGGCAACCGGAGACATGTAGCGAAAGCAGCTAACGCAACTCTTCCTGTGATTATGTGGGAATTAATAGGGCATGATGCTGAAACCTAAGCCCCGCTGTATCCCTCCTTCTCTGGGTAACtcttcctctcccatcctctgTCCTTCTCAAGTTCCCGTCGAGACGCGCCACTGTAGATGGACAGTACAAACCATACAGTGAGCCCTTTAAGATCAAAAGAGGAATGTAAGGCTGCTGCATAAATGACGTattatgccagggagatatgtatacagtGGCTAAGAAATTAATACTaatgtaacgtctgcttccaactcacaccctcaaccacggagatcccctgaacgcagctcactttccagcccactttccatctcacactctcaaacacctcgATCCCccgaacgcagctcactctccagatcccaatcacctgaattctgatcacctgttcacacacctgtatgtcattatcacacactatttagttcagttctttgcaccccatcactgtgaggtattggtcGTTTTGTGACACACGTCTTGCTGGGCTCTGTTTTTCCTGTGATTtactcctcccgtgtatgatagtttttgcctgcctcgcTAATGacaccttttgcctattccctgcctgtactttagcctaaaGGATTTCCTGTCATCTAtctattgcctgatctcctggactacgttactagccttttccctgcctgtactgtttccCTTTTggacccctgtgtatgaccttctgcctgcccctagacccagctacctgcctcctcctgtggtccttttcgataaacacctgctgcgccctgcgcttgaaaccagctctctgtctcccctcgtgttcattacaaCTAAGTGTATTTTAtgcagtaagctgttagtagcccatgtgcatcaccctaataatttggttcctttccccctcataatttagcctactgttcttaCTTGGTGgtgtacatgtagcctatagcctgttttagagaaatgtcatcatcaaatattgtaagagctttcattgtctgcataTATGCCCCCtatatttatcctacggttctgacttggtgtacagggagaaaacTGTAAGAACAGCGCatattctgaattctgtcactgtccatttcaaaagtgctgaacaaatagtaaTATTGACTACGTCAGTCCTAGCTCATTAACGTCTTAATTaacgctcattaatgtcttaatcgaaattacggttTGCCTCTTATCGTCTTATCCGCTCGTCGTCACCTTATGCCagagtttgtacatctcaattgtcagtagaaaccacaaagtcagccatatcagctatgtttttttaaggcagtaaatgaggctgaatgaactgtttcactgccagacaaggctccactgatagccaaGTGTAGCAGTGGGAAGGATTCCTACATAGttctgaaaagaaagctctgcttgGGACAGATTTATgaaggccctaacagtttgtgggcaccgtttggcaccattatagtgcaattaatgtattgtttagtgttgtgttgtgtagtgtagtggctttgctggcatgcatcaacAAAAATGTGGGGAGTTTCCCCTACCAAGATTGACATGCTAAAATCGGCACTGGCCTAAAGTTACTACATAGGACACAATAAAGGAAATCAATTACCGGTCAAAATCTAAATACTGCTCCTAGCGTTGATCAAAGCTCAGAACACTTATATTCTTGATCTGACTGAGTTCTAATTGCGTTTGCCTCTTTGTGAACCAGTTGAATCATGAACAATGGTTTGTTAGTTGTGTTTGCCAAATTTTCCTCCTGGATTTGCCTTTTTAGCAGCACATTCACCACTCTCTCAAACGGCTAACTCCGACCGCTCGCGGCTCAGGCTGAGGGCCTACGTGAAACAATCTACCCCAGCTCGTAGTTGGTTCAAAAAGGCAACTAAAGATCCTGCTGACAGTGTGTCTACAGACatgaccaaaacaaacaaaaacggtCTCGGGGGAATGACTGCACAACTGGTAAATAGTCACTTATAGATAATATGGCAGTCAGTCAGGTTGCTAGTTGCCTGCAGAGACTTCTATTGCGAGTAAAGTTCAGGAGtacttctgtctgtaataaagacattttgtgtgggaaaactcattctgattggctgggcctgactccccagtgggtCGGTCTATGCCCCCCAAGGCCCACCCATGACcacacccctgcccagtcatgtgaaatccatagaggaagcagaggagaaagaggttagtacagtggttcccaaacttgtgGCCCATGTAGCATCCCCTGAGAAAATCTGTACTTTATCTTATGAAAAAAGTTAGGGGGAAAAAACGACGTTTCAATATGAACTTCTCCTTGTGgcctatcttccctataggcctacattaaaATGCAATCAACATGCAAACAATACAGTTCTAAAAATGTCATAGGTTTTTGTTTTGCCGCTGATGCTACTGTACGTGTCAGTGAATCATTTCTCACATTTCCCACCTTTCAGGAGTATAACACCACAATTGTATAGCTAATAGGCTAAGTGTTTATAGACGGACTGAGGGGAATGAAcctacagcagccaaggtgataatggctggGGACACTTCTGGACCTCACTAAAACTCAAACCCTGGTTACAGCCCTGTAAGGACCGTATCTATCaagtaaggaggaggaggaggaggatgatgagtgCGAAACTAAGTAAGGTGTTTGCCAGTGTTTATCGAAATCTGAGGATTAAGTGGTTCAGTATAAGTGGTGTAAAAAACCTTGCATAGGTAGGCTTGTTACAATTACCCCCTTAACCTTTGTTGGAGCAGTAGTTAGCAGGTCTggagatgattaggtggccatgatggtatgagcagcagattgggaatttagccaggaccacggggttaacacccctactcttacgataagtgccatgggatctttattgaccacagagagtcaggacacccattttaacgtcccatccaaaagacggcaCCCTTCGAAGGGCAATGTCCCCCTCACTACCCTGGGGCATAGGGATCTCAGACCAGAGGGACGAGTTCCCCCTTCGGGACCTACAACACCCCTTCCAGTAACATCTGGtatcccatccagggaccgaccaggaccgacCCGGCTAACTTCAAAGGCAAGCCAGCAATTGGATGCAGGGTGATTCCTGTTCAACATGTTTTCCTGGACCAGTTGATCTGGGGATCATGGTTCCATTTACTAAAAGTTCTTAACTACTGTTTATAGACCTGTTGAGTTATGAACCTTTTGAGAATCGATGAAATTCTGCACACAACCTCTGACATCTGATTGGACAAGAAAAGAAAGTAGACAGGAGGCCAGGTGGGAGAGAGAAATCAGTGCCTGTGATGCTCTGACGTTTCACTCTGCCCTTCATTACTGGTTGTACTATAACATTGAGATATCAGGTAATCGAGAACCATGCGGTCACGGTTCAGATATCCTGCCCATTGTACAAACATGGCGGGAGACTGGGAGGTAGCCAAACAGAGCAAGGTTGGGTTGAGACAGCGGGCACAATGGTAGCTGATTACCCATATTGGGGGTAAGGTAACAGTGCctttggatgatccagaatatACTATACTAACCTTGCGAATGAGCTCAAGAAATGCATGAACCACGCTTGTGTCTTCTGTTGGGACGGAAGACAAATGTTTCTTCACCAAAGAAACCAACCGGACCACCAATCATTTAAACGTTTGTGTGGGAAAAATGGAGCATAAAGGCCCTGCACTTTCTTAAGATCTCAAATAACTCAAATGAATACTTAATGATAACTGTCTATGAATTGAACATGAGCATTTGCAATGTTAATGGATGGTACTATGCGCCAGTTCTGGAATGAATAAATGTTAACGACATTATAGGATTGATTTCTCATGGTTCCTTTGAATCGGTTGAGTTGGGGATGATACTAAAATAAGTCAGAGAAGCAATGCACAATAGGTTTGTGTTTGACGACTGTTTGGGATAAAGATCAACACCTTCAAATGAAGGTTTTTTAAAGCCATGCAAGCTACAGTAATTAGATGTTGGTAGCTATATTACCCCAGATCTCACAGAGGAGGAATTACAGGATGATTAACAGATAAAAAAGTGTCCAATCAGTGCACCAGAGTTAAGATGTTGGGACACTCAGTTTGTAGGTCTGAGGACGGGGACACTCATTGAGTATGTGAAGCTTGGATTACTACAGAGATACTTGTTCAGGCCAAGGACCTTTGGTAAAGTTAACTGCGGTGCATGTCCAACGCGTCAATTTGTGGGAATTGTGTCCTTGTTTCCTGAATTGGTTTGCTTGATGGGAGCTGTCTCTCATTACCAAGTCACTGAAAACAGTCAGCATTTCAAGTTGATCATTGTATCCTGTTTTGAATATAAATGTACAAAGGGACATACATTGAATGATATTCCCCCTATGATGTAACCCTGCAGTTAAAATCAGAATTGGCAGAGAGGGAATTATTCCTATAATCTGCTCACAGACAACTTCTAAACTGCTGGCCAACCAAGAACATTGGCTGAATTGATGGTCTTTCAGTGTTTAGTGCAGATCTTCCCAAACTgagtcctggggaccccaaggagtgcacttttagtttttttgccctaacagctcacagctgattcaaatgatcaaagcttaaTGATTAATTGATCATTTagatcagctgtgtagtgctaagcCAAAAACCAAGATGTGCACCCTTGGGGTTCCGAGGACTCAGTTGGGGAAACCCTAGTTTAGTGCTTTAATAACTCTCCACAATGTCAGGTCCTTGTAAAAACCGGATAATGTAATAACACAGGATATTATGTATGAACTCACCAGGTCCTGTCAATGCCAAATACATGTTATGTTGCTTGGTGTGCAGAATAGTTAGTACAAATTAATAAGAAATTAGATAGTATACATTAATTTATCACCAATtcaaaaaagttacatttttacAGTCACAATTCACATAACACTGTTTGAATAAATGTCCATTAGAACTGTAATGTACAACCTGGTAATAAGGAATCAACTATTACCGGTCATGATACCTCTGGTGTTAATGTCACTTCAGCAGTCTTTTACTTTCAGTCTGCCTCTGAAATCAGAGTGACGTTTGTATATTCAGGgaggtctgtgtctgtctataaAGTGCTTGCCATTTCCACATCTGTGACAGCAGTCATACTCAGTGTCTCTGGGAGTTTGGGACCCTCTGAACACTGGGTGCTGGTTGCCACTGGTTACCTGGTAGGGGCCCAGGGATTCTGTGGCCCCTCGGGGCCGGGGGGCTGGTGGCAGAAGGGGGAATTTGATGGTTGCTCTTTCCTTGATGTGCTCTGTGTTCCCCACCCTTCTTTTCTCTATCTTCTTAGAAAGGgacaaggggagaggagaggtatgatGACATAACTTGGTGCGAATCAAATTTTCAGataccaaacaaaaacaaaactgcTAACTAAATGTCCTGTCACAGTATTCTTCTCACCCGTATAAGATTGCTGAGAGGCGTTGTTGTTTCTCTGTTGCCGCGGTGCTTCTGACCAAGCTTTTTGAGCCTCCTCTAAATCCATGGCAGCTTTCAGTGCTGCCATTTTAGTCTTCTTCTTGTTCTCTTCATTTTGCTGGAAGTAAAGAAGCAGCTACTATACAGGAACGGCCCCAAACTTTCTAATCGAGATTACAGGGATCACGGATTGTTTAGTTTAAGCAGTGTGGACATGGATCCATAACTGCCTCTAATTCCCCACCTGAAAAAATATATGACTGGCCTCTCTGTCTCCTGCTGATGTTTGTGATATTTGAAATATTGTATCTTAAAATATACTCTCATATCCTAAATAACTAACACTTCCCTGTAACATTTTGAAATATTCATTGAAATCGCAGCTAAATGGGCTGTCCATCAGATGATGTAACCTCATCTGCATGCAGGTAGGCTGTGGGACCCTTGTTATTGACAAGTGAGtgtgttgatttgatttgatttagagaaATGATATACTCTGGCAATTACTGCTCTCTGGTGAACAGACTATGTCAGTGCAAGTACCACACAGGGAATATAATAGATGCTGTATCAGCGTCAGAACCTTATTGATGGTACGACTTACGGTTTGAAGTTTCTTCTTTAACTCCAGGTTGGCTTGCTTGTAGCTTTTGGATGTAGACTGCAAGTAATAAATGGCcaaactgtgggggggggggaacaaataccaaatattttattttacattgttATCTTGTATATAGTCTGGGGACTGCTCTGTGGATCATTAGCCCTGACTACTCACACCATCAGCAGTAGGAAAGGCAGCACCAGGCCAGGGTTGGAGGCGTAGCTGAACACCTTCCCAAACCAGGCAGGGAAATCAGATTCCAGCGTCTCCTGGATCACATCAAACATGCGGCTCTTCCCACTGCAGTGGAGCAATCAGAGATGAGAAACTGTCATCACACAACAAAcaactggagtgtgtgtgtgtgtgtgtgtgtgtgtgtgtgtgtgtgtgtgtgtgtgtgtgtgtgtgtgtgtgtgtgtgtgtgtgtgtgtgtgtgtgtgtgtgtttacatgcatGTCTTGTCATATACAGAATGCAGGTGTTTTTCTGTTACCTGAAGGGGCCACAGTCGAAGGAGGGGGGGATAGTGACTATGGTGTAGATGGCAGGCAGTGTTGAGAGGAAAAGGATGACCAGTAGCATAGCCATGTAGAAGTTGTTGGAGCCTGAGGCCTTGAACACCCTCTCCTGAGGAACATTACAGCACATGACGGCCCAGCACTGCAGGTACATTGACACATGCAGTCTCAGCACGTTCAGAGCAGGCAGGCAAGGGGCATAGAACGCACCCATCctagcagagagagaaaggagggagttAATCCTTAAGGGGGGGTGGGGTTCTGCTAAACATATGGAGTTGTTTTAAGATGgttataccaaggatcattttagCTATTTGATTGTGAATTGTAGGATCTGTTAAGTATCCATCAAAAAGAGATGTACAAAATATTTGATGAAATactgaatttggccttactgctattagcccatagaaacacattttaTTACAGATTCAGAAATGGAAAAACAGATAATAACATTTTTATCAAAAGGAAGTTAGTTTAAAAGATACAAGAAATGCATTATCATTATGAAGACCATGATCCAAATTATTCATTTTTAACCATATAAAAATAGATTCCATTCCACTTCCATACTTCCATTAATTTGTTCAACTGGTACCGGACTAACTAGACGAGTTATtcgtttgtaggccaaaccgttcggacgctgCAGACGTTtctgtgagaagaccgattatcgGGATGTCTCATTGTCTGACAAACatcgctgtagctcggccaccttccaccgcagatgcggaaatTCGGCATTGGCGGATGCGGTAGATTGAGATGCGGGCAAAActagatatctctagtttaaacagacagatttttatggggatttttgcATTATGCTTATTAGATATATGCGGGGCGCGCacatcgactctagggggtttAAACAAGCATATGTTAGCGATGGACTGTCACGTAGAGCAGGTGTGTTGGAATGTGATATCGCACACTGCTTACTTGCAAGTTTCACAAATCCTATATATACTTGCTTCTCAACCCCAGCGGGGGGCAGACTTTGAGTATGTGACTGCAGAGCGCAGAAGCTAGAAGGCATAAGCGTATGACGCTTTGCCGTCACACGGCAAAACAGCTGCCAAATGTCCTATAATGCCTTCAAAAGCATGACCAGATTGCCTAAATGCAAGGCACATTTGCAGCCCCTAAGTTGTTGCTGAGAAGCTCTTGCCTTGTTTTTAAATGGATAAATATCTGTCTATTTTTGTACATCAGCCCCTGTATCTGATCATTTAATTATACATACCAGTGGGACACCTAGCCTTACTTTACTATCAGAAGGCCTCTCATATGTGGAGGTGCCACAATAAGATTACAGCAGCTACCGCCTACCATATCATGCCTTGGTTGAAGATCAGGCCCAGGACATTCCCACTGACATCGAACTCTGAGTAGGAGGGCTTACACAAGGGAAAACAAGAATAGTCAATGTCGGTGCAATTCATCAAATCAATGACCAAATCAGTAACACTTGAAGGGGCTATACATAAAGGCATtagaaactgggtggttcgagccctgaatgctgattggctgaaagccgtggaaaatcagactgtataccacgatgtatgacaaaacatttatttttatggtTCTAAttaagtttataatagcaataaggcacctcaagggtttgtggtatatggccaatttgatttgaatatagcacagctaagggctgtatccaggcactctgcgttgtgtcgtgcttaagaacagcccttagccatggtatattggccatataccacaccccctctggccttattgcttaattataacacATCTCTGAAACCAGTCATGGCACCTTTATGTGTTTTGCAGTATCATTCATAACAACCTTCATCCCCCATTTATTCAACATCATTCAACAGACCAGACTTGAAGTAAAGTGTTACCCCAAAAGCAATATCAATGCAATGACAACACGGACTTGAAGTGTGGCTTAAACAGATTTCAAGCCTAAATACAGAGTAGAGCAAAGTGGTCAATCCAAAGACTCACAAATCCAGCCTCCAAGTCCCAACACCAGCAGTAGTTGAGGAAACGCACCAGCACAGCACGCAAGAAGTCCCCGATCAGGAGCGTGATGTAGGTTGTCATAGTATCCGACACAATGAGTCGGACAAATTCCTACATATTACCAAAGTATATTAAATGGCAAATGATGCACGCGTCATCCCAGTACATTTACGCTGTAAAAACGATACTAAACATACACAGAATAATGAATGCATGCCCCCCTTCCAATTCACCCAAACAATAAGCTATTTATCATTAccagacctggattcaaatagTATTTAACCATTCATTACCTGTCCCACCATGGTTTCCCAGCAGGGTCCTCGTGGGATATCGGCAGGGTGGACGGTGATGGGAGGAGCTGTGCTATTCACTCCCAGGGTCCCATTATACAGACTGGCCTCCCATATAGTCATATTAAGCTtcagcacctcctcctcctctcgcttaaatcaacaaaaacaaaacatttagtgCTCAATTTAAAGACAGGTGTCGTATCAGCCTGTTTCCCCATCTACAGTAATAGTGGGTCGATACTTGCATATGAAAACCTCAGGTTTAAACCAGATGTTTAACCCAGCTGCAGGTTAAGACTAGTAACTAATTTGTttcctttgtggggaaaaaaacaaaggAACATGAGAGGGTTACACTTGTTCTCATAAAAGTGAAAACTAGATGATGATTAAAAGGTGTAAAATAATCATCTGAAAATAACCATAGAATACGTTTTGGGGTCATTCGTATTCCTATTGTTAAAAACCCTTTACAAAGTGTTCAAGGAACCCTAGAGGGTTGTTGGTAGAACCATTAGAAGATAAAAATGATTTTAGGTAGAATCCTTCATGGGGGTACGTGGTATAACTAGCCACAGGCTTCCAGATTTACTTTGAGGTTGATCTCATCCATGAGTGCGATGATGAAGGTGTAAAGGTTCCCCAGGAATAGGGCGAAGATGCGTCCCAGCTGCCACTGTAGAGCAATGCGGGGGTGATAGTTCTCTAGTGCACTGATCACATCAAACAGCATGGGACAGAACATCCCCAGGAGGGACATCACCATGTTCACCTGGCAGACAATAACACGCATGCAATACGGTATACTGTTATTCACACCTATGAATAAATGAATATAAACTCAATCACACAGACACGCAAGAGCATACAGATCGCACAAATAAACATAATTAATCAAGGTACTGATTGCAAACACATGTAAATCAGAAAAGGCTGGTGGGAGGGGCTATATGAGGACTGGAGCTATATGAGGACAGGAGCTATATGAGGACAGGAGCTATATGAGGACTGGAGCTATATGAGGACTGGAGCTATATGAGGACTGGAGCTATATGAGGACAGGAGCTATATGAGGACTGGAGCTATATGAGGACTGGAGCTATatgaggacgggctcattgtaatggctggaatggaatcaatgaaACGGAATAAAACAGGTGGTTTCCATATCTTTGATGTGCATGACACTGTTCCATTTATACCATTCCAGCCTTtaaaatgagcccatcctcctatacaccctcccaccagcctcctctaagtcaaacacacacacacacacacacacacttgtacctCATTCCTCTCCCACCAGCTATGGCTCTCCAGTCCCTCTAAAGCAAACTTCTGGGAGCGACGCACCACAAAGTAGATGAGATATCCACTTCCTGCTAGACAGCACAGCACCAGGAAGTTGGCCAGAACCCGCAGAAAACGAGTCAAGTGGATGTTGTCATCCTTCCTGCTCTCCTGTTCCTCCAGAATGGCCTCCTAGGAAGTTGGCATCACAAgggcagagaacacacacacatatacacagacacacatgcacaaacacacacagacacacacacagagagacaaccaATCAAACATTGCCATACATAAACTAATGTAAAACAGGGTGGAGGTGCCTTTATTAAAGTATACAGAGTTGTCATGTGAAATGTGTATGCTTTCCTATTGGTCCGTTTGAATTAATTGCTTGTGTGCTCTGATTTGTGGCAGGAGTGGCTCTGGAGAATGCACATCTACCTGTTCCTACAAAATGGTACTGCCTTTGCTGAAAAGGATAGAACTGCTGTTGTCTCCGAGTCCCACACCAGGGAGCTGCAAACTGACATTCATTCACAGTTGACAAATCTTCTGTCCAGTCTCTGTGTTGTGTGCGTGTTCATTGTAAAAGGGTCTATCAGAGTACCAAACGTGTACAGGTAcgcagcagtgttctagaatattggATGGTTCCTACCTTCGAATTATCAGCGCAGCTCAAGAGATGTCTGTCAACACATTCAAATGAATAGAGGATGCGTACTGGGAGACTCAGATATGGGACTCTTACTAGATGTGTTGTGTGAAGTTTGCTGTACTTAGACTTGTTATCCTGATATGTGCTGTACCTGAGCTACACTACTTGAGAATTGCACATTGCAGGTTACACTGAAATTATTGTATCTGCCTTTTAATTGCCACTTTAAGCCCGTCAGCCTGTACAGCTTAGAAAACTATTTTAACCTCAGTTGTTTGTAATAAACAATATTGTTGATAATCCTGTGTTGTGTGAATTCCATACCGGTACACAGTTCAGAGGGGTATCCTATgaagcaagctagatctactcacgGAAGGGCCAGACTACCACATTTGGGGGGTGTTTATTAATATACAAGCACCTTTGTCCCACGCCAAATACTATTTGTATTTTATGTAAAAGTTACATTGCGTGAAGTTTAAAGTGCATTATTTCATTACTAAATGTGTCATGTGATATTTTAGCATGACTAtttttaacacacaaaaaaaaaacatttaataaaatatttaatcagTCGTCTTCCTCAAACGAAGGGGATGATGACACAATCTTTgcgagagggactgagagagggaATCTGATTTCGTTGGTCCTCTACTCGCAGCTCCGTCATTTCATTCAGGGTAAGTGGAGTCAGCTGTGAGTTAGCCTGCCCCGGAGCAGTTAGTTCTGAGGGATtcgttgccatagaaatgtacatggctaaaaggtgagccactcTTGTATGACTGGTTATCCCGAGTTGAACTCAAaagttgaccaaagttacctcgcTAACTCCTCAACCCTGTTTCGTATGATACCCCCCTAGGTCTCTATTGACCCTGCCCTATCCTAGTCCCTGTGGTTCTTACACTAACATGTCTTTACCTTAaagctggtggtgatggaggcaaaCTTGTTGTCAGCTGTCTCAGGGTTGCCAATGAGGTAATCCCAGCTGGTGAACATCTTCCAGCTGAAATTGAAGCTGTTGTTGTCTCCGCCCCCGTCCTCATTAGCATTCCGGGCCATACTTTAACACGTTTCATAATAAATGGAAGAAGCGTCAAACAATAACATCATCAGAAATCATCAGATTTGACCGGGACTCTATCTGTTTTTTCACTGGAAATGTGATCAATGTTTAAATTTTTTTTGTCACAATTGGCAGGAAGTGCACACACCAGGGTCATTTtgattaggcaccaaatggaatacgacagactgaaacagagaaggacctggacttgtccaatacgAAACGAAACGCTCATTTTAATTTCCTGTTTTTGCA is a window of Oncorhynchus mykiss isolate Arlee chromosome 11, USDA_OmykA_1.1, whole genome shotgun sequence DNA encoding:
- the tmc1 gene encoding transmembrane channel-like protein 1 — its product is RLPCLCFLFFTADEEDTVIDSDGRQERAKEKERKKERDRKRRRNVARRASSARKEGKELEDRPGREERRGRKKRDKEGKGKGGEDERQEEVKNDTVAKTLKNFSNENTRKLEQKEIEVVGEEDGDTEEKRKNGRSEKGGKREDNGRGETVEKKQKKKRVETSAEHESSEEEEDEEEKVGEEKPEVLSPEELEKLKEEVDERKKLISTLRGKPWPMRKKLLTLRESHEFVEKYEGALGKGKSRKLYAYKVMMLKKWMKFQRDFENFKTACVPWEMKIKEIESHFGSSVASYFIFLRWMYGINMILFGLTFGLVMVPEALMGRPYGSMPRKTVPRADEANAMDFAVLWDFGGYAQYSVLFYGYYNSQRAIGWLKFRMPLSYFLVGVGTVAYSYMVVIRTMARNANEDGGGDNNSFNFSWKMFTSWDYLIGNPETADNKFASITTSFKEAILEEQESRKDDNIHLTRFLRVLANFLVLCCLAGSGYLIYFVVRRSQKFALEGLESHSWWERNEVNMVMSLLGMFCPMLFDVISALENYHPRIALQWQLGRIFALFLGNLYTFIIALMDEINLKREEEEVLKLNMTIWEASLYNGTLGVNSTAPPITVHPADIPRGPCWETMVGQEFVRLIVSDTMTTYITLLIGDFLRAVLVRFLNYCWCWDLEAGFPSYSEFDVSGNVLGLIFNQGMIWMGAFYAPCLPALNVLRLHVSMYLQCWAVMCCNVPQERVFKASGSNNFYMAMLLVILFLSTLPAIYTIVTIPPSFDCGPFSGKSRMFDVIQETLESDFPAWFGKVFSYASNPGLVLPFLLLMVLAIYYLQSTSKSYKQANLELKKKLQTQNEENKKKTKMAALKAAMDLEEAQKAWSEAPRQQRNNNASQQSYTEDREKKGGEHRAHQGKSNHQIPPSATSPPAPRGHRIPGPLPGNQWQPAPSVQRVPNSQRH